The Solibacillus sp. FSL W7-1464 genome contains a region encoding:
- a CDS encoding adenosylcobinamide amidohydrolase, giving the protein MLIVNNLSGGYGGKKIIKNVTFHVEKGRILGILGPNGSGKSTLLKMISGVLKPETGEIFIEEKPLKSYDNKQLAKKMAVLPQLNASAFTNSVYDAVSLGRYPHQSGFFSSWTEEDEATVQRAMESTGVSQYKHQYLEFLSGGEQQRVFIAQALAQNSELLLLDEPTNHLDIAHQKQILDMIRMQVEVHGLTVVSIFHDINLASLYCDELLLLENGEVRAFGEPHEVVLEEQIADVYQARIATYPHPELPKPQITMLPTNEMERKAATIQMDQFQITEDYIEYRAQAPLKVISSAVHNAGIGWYDTLLNRSIAPEYDIYNVKEETEQFLKERQFSPTNTVVMLTAVDTSCAVIRHFSKNNVEILVMVTAGVGNSVDVTKTYLREDEPHVGTINTWVIIHGKLTNEAFIQAMITATEAKTKALADQQIKDSMTNTIATSTATDSLLIAATQLGDEMPYAGPITEIGKLIGRAVFEVTIEAIKKYKQHYNK; this is encoded by the coding sequence ATGTTAATAGTAAATAATTTATCAGGTGGTTACGGCGGGAAAAAGATTATAAAAAATGTGACGTTTCACGTGGAAAAAGGAAGAATTCTCGGGATTCTTGGTCCGAACGGCAGCGGCAAATCGACATTGCTGAAAATGATCAGTGGTGTGCTGAAGCCAGAAACAGGTGAAATTTTCATCGAAGAGAAACCGCTTAAAAGCTATGACAATAAGCAATTGGCAAAAAAGATGGCGGTTCTGCCTCAATTAAATGCAAGTGCGTTTACGAATAGTGTATATGATGCAGTTTCGTTAGGACGTTACCCCCATCAAAGCGGCTTTTTTTCGTCCTGGACCGAAGAAGATGAAGCGACGGTTCAGCGGGCGATGGAAAGTACAGGGGTTTCTCAATATAAACATCAGTACTTGGAGTTTTTATCGGGTGGCGAGCAGCAGCGGGTTTTTATCGCCCAGGCACTTGCACAAAATTCGGAATTGCTTCTATTGGATGAACCGACAAACCATTTGGATATCGCCCATCAAAAGCAGATTCTGGATATGATACGGATGCAAGTTGAGGTGCATGGGCTGACGGTTGTGTCGATTTTCCATGATATCAACTTGGCATCACTTTATTGTGATGAACTCCTTCTGTTGGAAAATGGTGAAGTGAGAGCATTCGGGGAGCCGCATGAAGTCGTATTAGAAGAACAGATTGCTGATGTGTATCAGGCTAGGATTGCGACATATCCTCACCCGGAGCTGCCAAAACCGCAAATTACGATGCTGCCGACGAATGAAATGGAACGAAAAGCTGCAACAATCCAGATGGATCAGTTTCAAATAACAGAAGACTATATTGAATATCGGGCACAGGCACCGCTGAAAGTGATTTCTTCGGCTGTGCATAATGCGGGCATAGGCTGGTATGACACATTGCTCAATCGTTCCATTGCTCCTGAATACGATATTTATAATGTGAAAGAAGAAACGGAGCAATTTTTAAAAGAGCGTCAATTTTCTCCAACGAATACAGTCGTAATGCTGACAGCTGTGGATACAAGCTGTGCAGTCATTCGTCATTTCTCGAAAAATAATGTAGAAATCCTTGTCATGGTAACAGCAGGGGTAGGAAACAGTGTCGACGTTACGAAAACGTATTTGCGGGAAGATGAGCCACATGTCGGTACGATTAATACATGGGTAATCATTCATGGTAAGCTGACAAATGAAGCATTTATTCAGGCAATGATTACAGCAACAGAAGCAAAAACGAAAGCTTTGGCAGATCAGCAAATAAAAGATTCAATGACAAATACGATCGCAACAAGTACCGCAACGGACAGTCTATTGATCGCCGCTACGCAACTAGGGGATGAAATGCCGTATGCCGGACCTATCACCGAAATCGGTAAACTGATCGGCCGGGCTGTTTTCGAAGTTACGATAGAAGCAATTAAAAAATATAAACAGCATTATAATAAGTAA
- a CDS encoding FecCD family ABC transporter permease has product MNKKYSISYVLSIGLLLSSVWIGISFGSVNIPFSTLWDKTTDPVAYSILWKIRMPRVILAALIGASLAIAGAAFQGLLKNPLADPYTLGISSGASVGAVMTIFLGISIPVLGVFTLPVFSMAGAACTMIIVLTFARLVDRSMKMETLILTGIIFSSFLGSCISLMVALTGEQLREIIGWLLGSVSMRGWPYVQMVLPFMMFGTALIWLTRRELNAMIYGEERAQYLGVNVKRSKYMILAGGSVLTGAAVAASGTIGFVGLVVPHMIRLLIGADHRHLLTLSFLNGASLLVICDLVSRTIIAPIELPIGVITSFIGAPVFAYIFFKQRRKVVA; this is encoded by the coding sequence ATGAATAAAAAATATTCAATCTCCTATGTACTATCGATTGGATTGCTTTTAAGCAGCGTATGGATCGGCATTTCATTCGGGTCTGTTAATATCCCGTTTTCAACATTATGGGATAAAACGACTGATCCGGTTGCATACAGTATTTTGTGGAAAATCCGAATGCCACGTGTCATTTTAGCGGCACTAATCGGGGCATCTTTAGCAATAGCCGGAGCTGCATTTCAAGGGTTACTTAAAAACCCTTTGGCGGATCCGTATACATTAGGTATTTCATCTGGTGCCTCGGTCGGTGCGGTTATGACCATCTTTTTAGGGATTTCAATACCGGTACTCGGTGTCTTCACATTGCCCGTATTCAGTATGGCCGGTGCCGCATGTACGATGATTATTGTCCTGACATTTGCCCGACTAGTTGACCGTTCGATGAAAATGGAAACACTGATTTTGACGGGGATTATTTTCAGCTCGTTTTTAGGGTCCTGCATTTCCTTAATGGTCGCACTTACAGGTGAACAGCTAAGAGAAATTATCGGCTGGCTTTTAGGAAGTGTGTCGATGCGAGGCTGGCCATATGTTCAGATGGTACTGCCGTTTATGATGTTCGGTACAGCACTTATTTGGCTGACTCGCCGTGAGCTGAATGCGATGATTTATGGGGAAGAGCGTGCCCAGTATTTAGGGGTAAATGTTAAGCGCAGCAAATATATGATTTTGGCGGGCGGTTCCGTTTTAACAGGAGCGGCTGTTGCAGCATCCGGGACAATTGGATTTGTCGGATTAGTAGTGCCGCATATGATACGCCTGCTGATCGGAGCAGACCATCGACATTTATTGACATTGTCGTTTTTGAACGGTGCAAGCCTGCTCGTCATTTGTGACTTAGTATCGCGTACAATTATCGCGCCTATTGAACTGCCGATCGGTGTTATTACTTCCTTTATTGGCGCGCCTGTCTTTGCCTATATTTTCTTCAAGCAACGTAGAAAGGTTGTTGCATAA